The following proteins come from a genomic window of Sardina pilchardus chromosome 1, fSarPil1.1, whole genome shotgun sequence:
- the LOC134077551 gene encoding NLR family CARD domain-containing protein 3-like: MDNIKQSAGPDDQTNKMMPGLAGGSGDISMNVAAHSGEMVNAPALSGCIFNAPLTFTFGPVATPQQRNECVAEHAVQPQKMPTQNEVEKKRGETDRQLKQHLKSIQRKRCVRVRQELGDEQLQDIYTDLCIVEGRTGGVNSAHEVSTIHLKQIETRTFSGTMNSVNLSNIFSEYAGEPVTKVLTLGIAGVGKSVAVQKFVLDWAEDRENQHIELAFILPFRELNLYKEKYSLLNLLLKFYPELRRFKKAMELKMTVLFVLDGLDESRIKLDFEDKDKHVDDPQTESSIAMLVTSLITGKLLPSALIWVTTRPAAANKDLCDLFDIVTEIQGFSERHREEYFRKVSPEKAEQMIAHIKSKRSFYIMCHIPVFCRITAAVLAGKGEEQSASNQEMPKTLTEMYSRFSVFQITRMNERCEKKMSPEEKGQLLVKLGKLAFKHLENGTLIFDENDLTECDIDVNEGTLQAGLCTQIFKKENAINGEGIFSFVHLSVQEFLAALFLLHTHATEKKNLFITTRKEKIKWVVHNSRFDLNRISLKRALLSENGEFDLCVRFLLGLAPMLEPKVQFPLNNVLPRLGLRQLSKEKTVEYIKKKIKNENIPPERIINLFHCLNELGDDSLVEEINRYMSPTGEGQKLTPAQCSALAYLLLMSAEHLEEFDLKKYLRSEEGLHRMLPVVNVSRKVW; this comes from the exons ATGGATAATATAAAGCAATCAGCTGGACCAGATGACCAAACAAACAAGATGATGCCTG GTCTGGCTGGCGGGAGTGGAGATATCAGCATGAATGTTGCCGCTCACTCTGGAGAGATGGTGAACGCCCCAGCCTTGAGTGGCTGTATCTTCAATGCCCCTCTCACCTTCACCTTTGGACCAGTGGCCACACCTCAGCAAAGGAATG AATGTGTTGCTGAACATGCAGTCCAGCCACAAAAAATGCCAACACAGAATGAAGttgaaaagaagagaggggagacagacaggcaactCAAGCAACACCTTAAGTCCATCCAAAGAAAAAGGTGTGTTCGTGTTCGCCAAGAACTGGGGGATGAACAACTACAGGACATCTACACTGACCTTTGCATTGTAGAAGGACGCACTGGGGGGGTCAACAGTGCACATGAAGTGTCAACAATTCACTTGAAACAAATTGAGACCAGGACATTCTCTGGGACCATGAACTCAGTAAATCTGTCAAACATATTCTCTGAGTATGCTGGTGAACCTgtcacaaaggtcttgacgttgggAATAGCCGGAGTGGGGAAAAGTGTTGCTGTGCAAAAATTTGTCTTGGACTgggcagaggacagagagaatcAACATATAGAGCTTGCATTTATTCTTCCATTTCGAGAGCTGAACTTGTACAAAGAGAAGTACAGCCTACTCAATCTTCTCCTTAAATTCTACCCAGAACTAAGACGGTTCAAAAAAGCCATGGAATTGAAAATGACTGTTCTTTTTGTGTTGGATGGCTTGGATGAAAGCAGAATCAAGTTGGACTTTGAGGATAAAGACAAACATGTTGATGACCCCCAAACAGAATCATCGATTGCCATGCTAGTAACAAGTCTCATAACTGGTAAACTATTGCCTTCTGCACTCATCTGGGTAACAacaagaccagcagcagccaataaGGACCTGTGTGACCTTTTCGACATAGTTACAGAGATTCAAGGCTTCagtgaaagacacagagaggaatATTTTAGGAAGGTCAGTCCAGAGAAAGCTGAACAAATGATAGCACACATAAAATCAAAGAGAAGCTTCTACATAATGTGTCACATCCCAGTGTTCTGTCGGATCACAGCAGCGGTGCTCGCAGGGAAGGGAGAAGAGCAAAGTGCCTCTAATCAGGAAATGCCCAAAACATTGACTGAAATGTATTCACGATTCAGTGTCTTTCAGATCACCAGAATGAATGAGAGATGCGAGAAGAAGATGAGCCCAGAGGAAAAAGGACAGCTCCTTGTTAAACTTGGGAAACTGGCATTCAAACATCTGGAGAACGGCACCCTGATATTCGATGAGAATGACCTGACAGAGTGTGACATTGATGTAAATGAAGGAACATTGCAGGCTGGACTTTGTACACAGATCTTCAAAAAGGAAAATGCTATAAATGGAGAGGGCATATTCAGCTTTGTGCACCTGAGTGTACAGGAATTCCTGGCAGCTCTGTTCTTGCTCCATACTCATGCAACTGAGAAGAAGAATCTCTTTATCACGACTCGAAAGGAGAAGATTAAATGGGTGGTCCATAACTCAAGGTTCGATCTGAACAGGATATCTTTAAAGAGGGCCTTACTAAGTGAAAATGGAGAATTTGATCTTTGCGTGCGCTTCCTTCTTGGACTGGCTCCAATGTTGGAGCCCAAGGTGCAGTTCCCCCTGAATAATGTTCTGCCACGTTTGGGCCTCAGACAACTGAGCAAAGAGAAGACGGTTGAGTACATCAAGAAAAAGATCAAAAACGAAAACATCCCACCAGAACGGATCAtcaacctcttccactgtctgaatgaaCTTGGAGATGATTCACTGGTTGAGGAAATCAACAG